The Bacteroidota bacterium genome contains a region encoding:
- a CDS encoding class I SAM-dependent methyltransferase: MKNIKEAFKGNRESWNKRAEIHFDSEFYDNKSFLKGKTSLKEIELSELGDINGKKLLHLQCHFGQDTLSFSRMGAEVTGIDLSDKGIDFANKLKEQAGLDANFIVSNIYDLKDNLDEKFDVVYTSYGVLGWLPDLDKWANIVSHFLKPNGVFYIAEFHPIVWTFDEKFENIAYPYQKSDVIIEDMNNTYGDKNVEVELRDYMWNHGLGDVINSLINSGLEVEFVNEHNFSPYNVFDGGIEVAKDRFMIKGIENMIPLVYSIKATRKS, from the coding sequence ATGAAAAATATAAAGGAAGCTTTTAAGGGGAATAGAGAATCGTGGAATAAACGCGCAGAAATACATTTTGATTCTGAGTTTTATGATAATAAGTCTTTTCTTAAAGGTAAAACATCACTTAAAGAGATCGAATTATCGGAGTTGGGAGATATTAACGGTAAGAAGCTACTGCATCTTCAATGTCATTTTGGACAGGATACTCTTTCGTTCTCGCGTATGGGTGCGGAGGTAACCGGAATTGATTTGTCGGATAAGGGCATTGATTTTGCAAATAAGTTAAAAGAGCAGGCAGGTTTAGATGCTAATTTTATTGTTTCGAATATTTATGACCTTAAAGATAATCTTGACGAAAAGTTTGATGTTGTTTATACGTCGTATGGGGTTTTAGGGTGGTTGCCCGATTTAGATAAATGGGCAAATATAGTTTCACATTTTTTAAAGCCAAACGGAGTTTTTTACATTGCTGAATTTCACCCGATTGTTTGGACCTTTGATGAGAAATTTGAAAATATAGCATATCCATATCAAAAAAGTGATGTAATAATAGAGGATATGAATAATACTTATGGCGATAAAAATGTAGAAGTGGAGCTCAGGGACTATATGTGGAATCACGGTTTGGGAGATGTGATAAATTCACTGATAAATAGCGGGCTGGAGGTAGAGTTTGTTAATGAACACAATTTCTCGCCATATAATGTTTTTGATGGAGGTATCGAAGTTGCTAAAGACAGGTTTATGATAAAAGGAATTGAAAATATGATTCCTTTGGTTTATTCAATAAAGGCAACCAGGAAAAGTTAG
- a CDS encoding tetratricopeptide repeat protein, whose amino-acid sequence MKHSALFLLISFISLSANAQNLWNPAYKQAYNESLSLNFSKSDSILSAQKNKITPTEAYIRAQSHFTKIMLNDFEKDEIQADSLSYFLEKINLSPLKSVWLDFYRVEILMMKSLVNAKIGHNMNSVLNIYKAAKLTNSIIEIHPDFSPIHTLNGLQLCTFSQIPDNYKSFAAFFGLEGNYKKGIKEIERSIRQNKDSSYDFMKDKEKFIYVFAIKEFGDVNSVRISDEIKNYHKNPILLYYESYLLYKDSKIEEARDLLIQNEILWKNKFNYLNYFTGKLLTFEIDNRAKKYLFEFIENAKTDDFKKSGYRYLSYLELIKGNTQKYRHYKYKTLDKKINSISETDKSAENEVLFLDNPTLVKAQLIYDGGNYNEAKKTLLSKNREHICKNSNDYIIYYYRLAGIYYKLNDYNKAIENYKRCTAFQFNNKLHYQANAYLKLGELYLIKNNIKKSRVALEKCLELADFPYSYSIHSKAKKLLTETKN is encoded by the coding sequence TTGAAACACTCCGCACTTTTTCTCCTCATATCTTTTATTAGCCTGTCTGCAAACGCGCAAAATCTGTGGAATCCTGCATATAAACAAGCCTATAATGAGTCATTATCATTAAACTTCAGCAAATCAGACTCTATATTATCAGCTCAAAAAAACAAAATTACCCCCACAGAAGCATACATAAGAGCCCAATCTCACTTTACAAAGATCATGCTTAATGATTTTGAAAAAGATGAGATTCAGGCAGATTCTTTATCATACTTTCTTGAAAAAATTAATCTTTCACCTTTAAAGTCAGTATGGCTTGATTTTTACAGGGTAGAAATACTGATGATGAAATCACTTGTAAATGCCAAGATAGGACACAATATGAATAGTGTACTCAATATCTACAAAGCTGCGAAACTAACAAACTCAATAATAGAAATACACCCTGACTTCTCCCCTATCCACACCCTAAACGGACTTCAACTATGTACTTTTAGCCAAATTCCTGACAACTATAAATCGTTTGCCGCATTTTTCGGACTTGAAGGCAACTATAAAAAAGGAATAAAAGAAATTGAAAGATCTATCAGACAGAATAAAGATAGCAGTTACGATTTCATGAAAGACAAAGAGAAATTTATCTATGTTTTTGCCATAAAAGAATTTGGAGATGTTAATTCTGTGAGAATTTCTGATGAAATTAAAAACTACCACAAAAACCCTATTCTACTTTACTATGAATCTTATTTACTATATAAGGATTCGAAGATCGAAGAAGCCAGAGACCTTCTGATACAAAATGAAATTCTATGGAAAAATAAGTTTAACTACTTAAACTACTTTACGGGAAAACTGCTGACTTTTGAAATCGACAACAGAGCCAAAAAATACTTATTTGAATTTATTGAAAATGCCAAAACAGATGATTTTAAAAAGTCCGGCTACAGGTATCTTTCGTATTTAGAACTAATAAAGGGAAATACTCAGAAATACAGGCATTATAAATATAAAACTCTCGACAAAAAAATAAATTCAATTAGTGAAACCGATAAATCAGCCGAAAACGAGGTTTTGTTTTTAGACAATCCAACACTGGTTAAAGCACAACTGATTTATGATGGAGGAAATTACAATGAAGCCAAAAAGACACTTCTAAGCAAAAACAGAGAGCATATTTGTAAAAACTCAAACGATTACATTATATACTATTACCGCCTTGCCGGTATTTACTATAAATTAAACGATTACAACAAGGCAATTGAAAATTACAAGAGATGCACCGCTTTTCAGTTCAACAATAAATTGCATTATCAGGCAAATGCTTATTTAAAACTTGGTGAATTGTATTTGATTAAAAACAATATAAAAAAATCAAGAGTAGCACTGGAGAAATGTTTAGAGTTAGCAGACTTCCCCTACTCCTATTCTATCCACAGTAAAGCAAAGAAATTATTGACAGAAACTAAAAACTAA